In one window of Phycisphaerales bacterium DNA:
- a CDS encoding EF-hand domain-containing protein yields the protein MSIRRGMHLRLATFVVALTALLSFANSARAQDCERSWTYADFPISGLNGSVFDMVVWDDGAGPALFVGGRFRLPDETTFRGIARWDGQTWSTLAGGGVGGEVYDLEVWNDGSGSRLIVAGEFRSAGPIPAANIASWDGTTWSRFGDGLDSRVECVATFDDGNGPALYAGGRFTGSGGLPVDGIARWDGVNWTNLGEGLGGGSATDLAVYDDGNGPHLYVAGGFDTAGPIAAESIARWDGLAWSAVGLGVAGEVNALEVYDDGNGPILFAGGRFSQAGGVTASNIAGWDGVQWSALGPGLDDAVHALHVHDEGTGPRLFVGGDFLQSGGARTTRVAIWNGRFWLSAATGTDERVYTLASYVHDGRPALYCGGIFGRAGETSAQRIARWQEGRWSSLNEGLSGDAIIFDLLSFRDAQGPLLIAAGDFEYAGSVQAGNLAGLRNGAWVALGSGFDGPVYAMLEHHTGSGVGLVAAGSFTTADGQPAANIARWDGSQWLPMGDGLNGIVRALTLFDDGAGEALYAAGEFTQSGAEPVSRIARWDGVRWLSVGGGANGSINALAVFDDGTSSALYAGGEFTFIGDADVRNIARWDGAAWSRLGSGIDGEVAAMETFNDGDGFALFVGGNFQQAGSLLALNVARWSGRSWTPLGTGVREGGASPVRDLLAWDNGTRPALVVAGDFTEPGAFQRERIAYWYPFSYELFPAGPNDIIHTLVLHDDGGGVALYAGGAFNQIGDRPSMALGRFGCEPQPCIADFDGDGSLTLFDFLAFQSAFDLGDSRADVDGDGSLTLFDFLEFQTAFAIGCP from the coding sequence ATGAGCATTCGACGAGGCATGCACCTGCGCTTGGCGACCTTCGTGGTCGCACTGACCGCCCTGCTTTCGTTCGCCAACTCGGCTCGGGCTCAGGACTGCGAACGCTCGTGGACGTACGCGGACTTTCCAATCTCTGGCCTGAACGGCAGCGTGTTTGACATGGTCGTCTGGGATGACGGGGCCGGGCCGGCACTCTTCGTGGGCGGTCGCTTCCGCCTGCCCGACGAGACCACTTTTCGCGGCATCGCGCGCTGGGATGGACAGACCTGGTCCACGCTGGCGGGCGGTGGCGTCGGCGGCGAGGTCTACGACCTGGAGGTCTGGAACGACGGTTCCGGATCTCGCCTGATCGTCGCCGGTGAGTTTCGCAGCGCCGGGCCGATCCCCGCAGCGAACATCGCCAGTTGGGACGGCACGACCTGGTCGCGCTTCGGCGACGGACTGGATAGCCGGGTCGAGTGCGTGGCCACGTTCGATGACGGCAACGGCCCCGCCCTGTACGCCGGTGGGCGCTTTACCGGGTCGGGCGGCTTGCCCGTGGACGGCATCGCGCGATGGGACGGCGTCAACTGGACGAATCTGGGCGAGGGCCTCGGTGGCGGCAGCGCGACGGACCTGGCCGTCTACGACGACGGCAACGGCCCACACCTGTACGTTGCCGGCGGATTCGACACGGCCGGACCGATTGCCGCCGAGTCAATCGCGCGATGGGACGGACTGGCGTGGTCTGCCGTGGGGCTTGGCGTCGCTGGCGAGGTCAACGCCCTGGAGGTCTATGACGACGGCAACGGTCCCATCCTCTTCGCCGGGGGCCGCTTTTCACAGGCCGGCGGCGTCACCGCATCCAACATCGCCGGCTGGGACGGCGTGCAATGGTCCGCGTTGGGACCGGGCCTGGACGATGCCGTGCACGCCCTGCACGTGCACGATGAAGGAACCGGCCCCCGGCTGTTCGTCGGCGGCGACTTTCTGCAGTCCGGTGGCGCGCGCACGACGCGTGTGGCCATCTGGAACGGCCGCTTCTGGCTGTCCGCCGCAACCGGCACGGACGAGCGCGTGTACACACTGGCAAGCTACGTCCACGACGGACGCCCGGCGCTGTACTGCGGGGGCATATTCGGACGCGCCGGCGAGACGAGCGCTCAGCGAATCGCTCGCTGGCAGGAAGGCCGCTGGTCTTCGCTCAACGAAGGCCTGTCCGGCGACGCCATCATCTTCGACCTGCTCTCGTTCCGCGACGCCCAGGGCCCCTTGCTGATCGCCGCGGGTGACTTCGAGTATGCCGGCAGCGTTCAAGCCGGTAATCTCGCGGGCCTGCGTAACGGCGCCTGGGTCGCGCTGGGCAGCGGCTTCGATGGCCCGGTCTACGCGATGCTCGAACACCATACCGGCTCGGGCGTGGGCCTTGTGGCCGCCGGATCGTTCACGACCGCCGACGGCCAGCCGGCCGCGAACATCGCCAGGTGGGACGGCAGCCAGTGGTTGCCGATGGGCGACGGACTGAACGGAATCGTGCGCGCACTGACGCTCTTCGATGACGGCGCGGGCGAAGCGCTCTATGCCGCGGGTGAGTTCACCCAGTCGGGCGCCGAACCGGTTTCGCGAATCGCTCGATGGGATGGCGTGCGCTGGCTCTCGGTCGGCGGTGGCGCGAACGGCAGCATCAATGCCCTCGCCGTGTTCGACGATGGAACGTCATCCGCCCTCTATGCCGGCGGCGAGTTTACGTTCATCGGCGATGCCGACGTTCGCAACATCGCTCGCTGGGACGGCGCCGCGTGGTCTCGCCTGGGCTCGGGCATCGACGGCGAGGTTGCTGCGATGGAGACGTTCAACGACGGCGATGGCTTCGCGCTGTTTGTCGGCGGCAACTTCCAACAGGCCGGCTCCCTCCTGGCGCTGAACGTCGCCCGGTGGAGTGGCCGGTCGTGGACCCCCCTGGGCACGGGCGTACGCGAAGGCGGCGCCTCGCCGGTTCGTGACCTGCTCGCATGGGACAACGGCACGCGTCCCGCCCTGGTCGTCGCTGGAGACTTTACCGAGCCCGGCGCGTTCCAACGCGAACGCATCGCCTATTGGTACCCATTCTCGTACGAGTTGTTCCCAGCCGGCCCCAACGACATCATCCATACGCTGGTCTTGCATGACGATGGTGGCGGCGTTGCGCTCTATGCGGGCGGCGCCTTCAATCAGATCGGAGACCGCCCCTCGATGGCCCTCGGCCGCTTCGGCTGCGAGCCCCAGCCCTGCATTGCGGATTTCGATGGCGATGGTTCGCTCACGCTGTTCGATTTCCTCGCGTTCCAGAGCGCGTTCGATCTCGGCGATTCGCGGGCCGAC